One genomic window of Synergistes jonesii includes the following:
- the rpe gene encoding ribulose-phosphate 3-epimerase: MAGSLQLKKSGGILIAPSLLSADILNMERHIEALEGEADWLHVDIMDGHFVPNLSYGPALVKALRRKYPGAFLDVHIMVEPAEDFLDMFISAGASLIALHIEAAKHIYRALQKIKDAGLYAGVALDPGTSEELLAPVMHMTDLILVMSVNPGYGGQSFIAETLNKTRALSELRRERGFNYLIEMDGGAGPKNIAQIAEAGCDVVVAGSAVFGHPSPASVIREMRRLARRR, from the coding sequence ATGGCAGGATCGCTACAATTGAAGAAGAGCGGCGGGATTTTGATCGCCCCGTCGCTCCTTTCGGCGGACATACTCAACATGGAGCGGCACATAGAGGCGCTCGAGGGCGAGGCCGACTGGCTGCACGTGGATATAATGGACGGGCATTTCGTGCCGAACCTTTCCTACGGGCCGGCGCTCGTCAAGGCGCTGCGCAGAAAATATCCCGGCGCGTTCCTCGACGTGCATATAATGGTCGAGCCGGCGGAGGATTTCCTCGATATGTTCATCTCGGCCGGAGCGTCGCTGATAGCGCTCCATATCGAAGCGGCGAAGCACATCTACCGCGCGCTGCAGAAGATCAAGGACGCCGGGCTCTACGCCGGCGTCGCGCTGGATCCGGGGACGTCGGAGGAGCTGCTCGCGCCCGTTATGCATATGACGGACCTCATCCTTGTGATGTCGGTCAACCCGGGCTATGGCGGGCAGTCCTTCATCGCCGAGACGCTGAATAAGACGCGCGCGCTGTCGGAGTTGCGCCGCGAACGCGGATTTAACTATCTTATCGAAATGGACGGCGGAGCCGGGCCAAAAAATATCGCGCAGATCGCCGAAGCCGGCTGCGACGTCGTCGTCGCCGGCAGCGCCGTTTTCGGACATCCGTCGCCGGCGTCTGTGATAAGGGAGATGCGCAGACTCGCCCGAAGGAGGTAA
- a CDS encoding helix-turn-helix domain-containing protein, whose translation MAAEVKTSQKEDHETNIKETAKELGGKLRELREAQGLTFEDVRAAIKIQKKYIEAIEEGNSDIIPRGPFCRSFMKQYCEYLRAEDLWARYGPLLKNINSAANARPGDRSVRAGIAAKEPYRRPSALKICIPIAMALSIVAAAWITWQYRGEITNEATTPLQGGTAAVTEESSQDAAAPAALSQDAAPASAEPSIDLGWMDGKAQPRPAQAPAPAGAEAKASVPVNAAPTLVVKAKGVVWVKFSIGGRVLFEGLMKRGESRAFSPAGDEPLRVRYGNPAKTAISWAGGEETPAGPDARPFTRYYRSDGGVSDER comes from the coding sequence ATGGCGGCTGAGGTCAAGACCTCGCAGAAGGAAGATCACGAAACGAATATAAAAGAAACGGCCAAAGAGCTCGGAGGCAAGCTTCGCGAACTGAGAGAAGCGCAGGGATTGACGTTTGAAGACGTCCGCGCCGCGATAAAGATACAGAAAAAATATATCGAAGCGATAGAAGAGGGAAATAGCGACATCATACCGAGGGGGCCTTTCTGCCGCAGCTTTATGAAGCAGTACTGCGAATACCTCAGAGCGGAAGACCTGTGGGCGCGCTACGGACCCCTCCTTAAAAATATAAACAGCGCCGCGAACGCGCGCCCCGGCGATAGGAGCGTGCGGGCCGGCATCGCAGCCAAGGAGCCCTACAGGCGTCCTTCCGCGCTCAAGATATGCATCCCGATAGCGATGGCGCTTTCGATAGTCGCCGCCGCGTGGATAACGTGGCAGTACCGCGGCGAGATAACCAACGAGGCCACTACGCCGCTGCAAGGCGGGACGGCGGCAGTCACGGAGGAAAGCTCGCAGGACGCCGCCGCGCCGGCAGCGCTTTCGCAGGATGCGGCGCCGGCCTCCGCCGAGCCGTCGATAGACCTCGGCTGGATGGACGGCAAGGCGCAGCCTCGGCCCGCGCAAGCCCCGGCGCCGGCCGGCGCAGAGGCGAAGGCGAGCGTGCCCGTGAACGCGGCGCCGACGCTCGTAGTGAAGGCCAAGGGCGTCGTATGGGTAAAATTTTCCATCGGCGGCAGGGTGCTCTTCGAGGGGTTGATGAAGCGGGGGGAGAGCCGCGCCTTCTCTCCCGCGGGAGACGAGCCGCTGCGCGTGAGGTACGGCAACCCGGCCAAGACCGCGATATCCTGGGCCGGCGGAGAAGAAACCCCGGCCGGGCCGGACGCCAGGCCCTTCACGAGATATTACCGCTCGGACGGCGGCGTATCGGACGAGAGATAA